The following are encoded in a window of Mycolicibacterium tusciae JS617 genomic DNA:
- a CDS encoding PP2C family protein-serine/threonine phosphatase, with translation MIGGATVDWGVATRIGARRNVNQDAYCTQAPAFVVADGMGGHAAGAIASREAVDAVAALSGQTGVTGEMLETCLADASARINQIPVDHGRPPGTTLSGVIVTHADKVPIWMVVNIGDSRTYRVNSDGIRQISIDHSVVQKMINAGAITASAAASLPYRNLLTRALRGDEHRADTWRLPMRTDDRILICSDGLTREIGDAHIARVLRNIAEPLAAADELVNAAGDAGGHDDATALVIDVVAIRQV, from the coding sequence GTGATAGGTGGCGCGACGGTCGACTGGGGTGTCGCCACCCGCATAGGCGCGAGGCGCAACGTAAATCAGGACGCATACTGCACCCAAGCCCCTGCTTTCGTCGTCGCCGATGGAATGGGCGGTCACGCCGCCGGTGCAATCGCGAGTCGGGAAGCCGTTGACGCCGTTGCGGCGCTGAGCGGCCAAACCGGCGTGACGGGCGAGATGCTCGAAACCTGTTTGGCCGACGCTAGCGCTCGGATCAACCAGATCCCAGTCGACCATGGCCGGCCGCCTGGAACCACGCTCAGCGGCGTGATCGTTACTCACGCCGACAAAGTACCAATCTGGATGGTGGTCAACATCGGCGATTCCCGCACTTACCGTGTGAACTCCGACGGAATTCGGCAAATTAGTATCGACCATTCGGTCGTTCAGAAAATGATCAACGCGGGCGCGATCACTGCGTCAGCAGCGGCCTCCCTGCCGTACCGCAATCTGCTAACCCGGGCACTCCGAGGTGACGAGCACCGGGCCGACACGTGGCGGCTGCCCATGCGCACCGACGACCGAATCCTTATCTGCTCAGACGGACTGACCCGCGAAATTGGTGACGCCCACATCGCCCGCGTGTTGCGAAACATCGCTGAACCGCTGGCTGCTGCGGACGAACTGGTCAACGCTGCTGGCGATGCGGGCGGCCACGACGATGCGACCGCGTTGGTGATCGACGTCGTCGCGATCAGGCAAGTGTGA
- a CDS encoding PepSY domain-containing protein, whose product MKLKYIGTVTAVGAAAVAIGTGIAAAQPDDGEGTPITGDALTKASQAALAFTGGGAVTATEVGDEESLYQVEVTLSNGNQVDVQLDQNFAVVGDKTEPPGADNEPDGDGK is encoded by the coding sequence ATGAAACTCAAGTACATCGGAACTGTGACAGCGGTGGGCGCGGCGGCGGTCGCGATCGGGACCGGTATCGCGGCGGCGCAGCCCGACGACGGCGAGGGGACGCCCATCACCGGCGACGCCCTGACGAAAGCAAGCCAGGCCGCGCTCGCGTTCACCGGCGGCGGCGCCGTCACTGCCACCGAGGTTGGCGACGAGGAGAGCCTCTACCAGGTGGAGGTGACCCTGAGCAACGGCAATCAGGTCGACGTGCAGCTAGATCAAAACTTCGCGGTGGTCGGCGACAAGACCGAACCCCCGGGAGCCGATAACGAACCCGATGGTGACGGCAAATAG
- a CDS encoding sensor histidine kinase, whose amino-acid sequence MGEWTGRATHRIRARVGTVRAGTTAVATALVAFALVAGAMVLLLVLRSTLIDEVKDAAGTQALEVAHQLDAGQPPTFEVAGSEEQLIQVLGPDGSVVASSRNVDGEAPVARLRPGESAQVLTPLDNEDFLAVAQGAQTRDGPRTVLVARALFGVFETTAMVTGLLLVGLPLLLLVVAVTTWVMVGRALAPVEAIRREVDEISAAQLHRRVPQPHTSDEIGRLAATMNQMLARLESARDTQRRFVSDASHELRSPITTIRHHAEIALAYPDRTSTRELADVVLAEELRIQRLVEDLLLLARADEHIPPPPAPVDLDDLAFEEARRLRSTTSWEVDTSAVEAARVHGDVDALRRVLRNLGENAARHAGARIDITLADRGNVVVLTVGDDGPGIPEADRQRVLKRFVRLDESRSRDDGGSGLGLAIVDEVVRAHGGSVSISRSPLGGACVEVSMPVHRE is encoded by the coding sequence GTGGGTGAGTGGACCGGCCGCGCCACCCACCGGATACGTGCGCGCGTCGGCACGGTACGGGCGGGCACCACTGCCGTCGCGACCGCCCTCGTCGCCTTTGCGCTTGTCGCCGGCGCGATGGTGCTGCTCCTTGTGCTGCGGAGCACGCTGATAGACGAGGTCAAGGATGCCGCCGGGACGCAGGCGCTGGAGGTGGCGCACCAACTCGACGCCGGCCAACCACCGACCTTCGAGGTAGCCGGCAGCGAGGAGCAATTGATTCAGGTGCTCGGCCCGGACGGCTCCGTGGTCGCGTCGAGCCGCAACGTCGACGGTGAAGCCCCCGTGGCGCGACTGAGGCCGGGTGAGTCCGCGCAAGTCCTCACTCCGCTGGACAACGAGGATTTCCTTGCGGTCGCGCAGGGCGCGCAGACTCGCGACGGCCCACGAACGGTGCTGGTGGCCAGGGCGTTGTTCGGTGTTTTCGAGACCACCGCGATGGTCACCGGGCTGCTTTTGGTCGGACTGCCGCTGCTGCTGTTGGTGGTGGCCGTCACCACCTGGGTTATGGTCGGCCGCGCCCTCGCTCCGGTCGAGGCGATCCGACGCGAGGTCGACGAGATCTCTGCCGCACAATTGCACCGCCGGGTTCCGCAACCGCATACCAGCGACGAGATCGGCAGACTCGCCGCCACCATGAACCAGATGCTGGCGCGGCTCGAAAGTGCCCGAGACACTCAGCGGCGCTTCGTTTCTGACGCCTCGCACGAGCTGCGCTCGCCCATCACCACGATCCGCCATCATGCTGAGATCGCCCTTGCGTATCCCGACAGAACCTCTACCAGGGAACTGGCCGACGTGGTGTTGGCCGAGGAACTGCGGATACAACGACTGGTCGAGGACCTGTTGCTGCTGGCGCGGGCGGACGAACACATCCCACCGCCCCCCGCGCCGGTGGACCTCGACGACCTGGCGTTCGAGGAGGCCCGGCGGCTTCGGTCCACCACCTCGTGGGAGGTAGACACGTCAGCGGTGGAGGCGGCGCGAGTGCACGGCGACGTCGATGCGTTGCGGCGTGTGTTGCGCAATCTGGGCGAGAACGCCGCCAGGCACGCGGGGGCGCGGATCGACATCACCCTCGCCGACCGCGGCAACGTTGTGGTGCTGACGGTCGGCGACGACGGGCCGGGGATTCCAGAGGCCGACCGGCAGCGGGTGCTGAAGCGGTTCGTTCGGCTCGACGAATCGCGCTCCCGCGACGACGGGGGCAGTGGTCTGGGTTTGGCCATCGTCGACGAGGTCGTTCGGGCGCACGGCGGCTCGGTGTCGATCTCTCGATCACCGCTCGGCGGCGCATGCGTCGAGGTCAGCATGCCGGTACATCGCGAATGA
- a CDS encoding response regulator transcription factor yields MRVLVVEDEQRLAAGLRKGLEAEGFAVDVVHNGTDGLWMARENPFDAIVLDIMLPGVNGYQVCRTLREDGNWTPILLLTAKDGVWDEVEGLDTGADDYLSKPFAYAVLVARLRALLRRGARARPVVLEVGDLRLNPAERRVWLSGEAIALTPREFAILEFFLHHPGEVLSKNDILDHIWDFNFDGDPNIVEVYVGRLRTKLGRSTKQSVIETVRGAGYRLVVHSG; encoded by the coding sequence ATGCGTGTACTGGTGGTCGAAGACGAGCAGCGTCTTGCCGCAGGGCTGCGCAAAGGGCTCGAGGCAGAGGGATTTGCCGTCGATGTCGTGCACAACGGCACCGACGGCCTCTGGATGGCGCGCGAAAACCCTTTCGATGCAATCGTTCTCGACATCATGTTGCCCGGTGTGAACGGTTATCAGGTGTGCAGAACCCTGCGTGAGGATGGCAATTGGACCCCGATCTTGCTGCTGACCGCTAAAGACGGAGTCTGGGACGAGGTGGAGGGTTTGGACACCGGCGCCGACGACTACCTGTCCAAGCCGTTCGCGTACGCGGTGCTGGTCGCCAGGCTGCGGGCGTTGTTGCGCCGGGGCGCACGGGCTCGGCCGGTCGTGCTCGAGGTCGGCGATCTGCGGTTGAATCCGGCAGAACGCCGCGTTTGGCTTTCCGGAGAGGCGATCGCTTTGACGCCGCGCGAGTTCGCGATCCTGGAGTTCTTCCTGCATCACCCCGGCGAAGTGCTGTCGAAGAACGACATCCTCGACCACATTTGGGATTTCAACTTCGACGGCGATCCGAACATCGTCGAGGTCTACGTGGGGCGGCTGCGCACTAAGCTCGGCCGGTCAACGAAGCAGTCGGTGATCGAAACCGTCCGCGGCGCCGGGTATCGGCTGGTTGTTCATAGTGGGTGA
- a CDS encoding response regulator transcription factor, translated as MATNVSYRWSAAARLEATNPTGGALHRLAGVVAAVFSVDPARHRLTRGEVEVELTSHEYGGS; from the coding sequence TTGGCAACCAACGTCTCGTACCGGTGGTCGGCAGCAGCCAGGCTCGAGGCGACCAATCCAACCGGGGGTGCCCTCCACCGGCTGGCCGGAGTGGTTGCCGCGGTCTTCAGCGTGGACCCGGCGCGCCACCGGCTGACTCGGGGTGAGGTCGAGGTGGAGTTGACGTCCCACGAATATGGGGGTTCTTGA
- a CDS encoding alpha/beta hydrolase has protein sequence MHGWVPVVVQTLAVAMLAGALAGRSRRRLVWQLPVVVAVGVILVVVAHWFIGSAGVAGDAPPVGLWIRIGLAGSAAAIVAVGWRGVRCWRRVVAVLAVPLCVLSVALALNGWVGYFPTVHALWTQVTAGPLPNQADRATVAAMQRTGVIPANGVVVPVTIGSQASGFKHRGELVYLPPAWFATTPPPSLPVVMMIGGEFNTPSDWARAGDAVSTVDRFAAGHGGYAPVLVFVDAGGAFNIDTECVNGSRGNAADHLTKDVVPFMVADFGVSPNRSHWGVAGFSAGGTCAVDLTVMHPELFSAFADIAGDLGPNSGTTAQTIERLFGGSPDAWARFDPVTVITRHGPYQGVSGSFSVVAGQDGVANTLCGLGRTLGIVCAVTTVPGRHDWPFAGRAFAEVLPWLAGQLHTPEAPRVSLPGTAPGSPVPGGVTAATRAG, from the coding sequence ATGCACGGTTGGGTGCCGGTGGTGGTACAGACGCTGGCCGTGGCGATGCTGGCGGGCGCGCTCGCCGGGCGATCGCGGCGCCGGCTCGTGTGGCAGCTGCCGGTCGTGGTGGCCGTCGGGGTGATTCTAGTGGTGGTGGCGCACTGGTTCATTGGGTCGGCAGGGGTGGCCGGCGATGCGCCGCCGGTCGGGCTGTGGATTCGGATCGGGCTGGCCGGGTCAGCGGCCGCGATCGTCGCAGTGGGATGGCGTGGCGTGCGGTGTTGGCGGCGCGTGGTGGCGGTGCTGGCGGTGCCGCTGTGCGTGCTCAGCGTGGCGTTGGCACTCAACGGGTGGGTGGGGTACTTCCCGACCGTTCATGCGCTGTGGACTCAGGTGACCGCGGGGCCGCTGCCCAATCAGGCTGACCGGGCCACCGTCGCCGCGATGCAGCGGACCGGGGTGATTCCGGCCAACGGGGTGGTGGTGCCGGTGACCATCGGGTCGCAGGCGTCGGGATTCAAGCATCGCGGAGAGCTGGTCTATCTGCCCCCGGCGTGGTTTGCGACGACTCCGCCCCCCTCGTTGCCAGTGGTGATGATGATCGGCGGGGAGTTCAACACCCCGTCGGACTGGGCGCGCGCCGGGGACGCGGTGAGCACCGTGGACCGATTCGCTGCCGGGCACGGCGGCTATGCGCCGGTGCTGGTGTTCGTCGATGCCGGTGGCGCGTTCAACATCGACACCGAATGCGTCAACGGGTCCCGCGGCAACGCGGCCGATCACCTCACCAAGGACGTCGTCCCGTTCATGGTTGCCGACTTCGGGGTCAGCCCGAACCGGTCCCATTGGGGTGTCGCCGGATTCTCCGCGGGTGGCACCTGTGCGGTGGACCTGACGGTGATGCATCCCGAGTTGTTTAGCGCCTTCGCCGACATCGCCGGTGATCTGGGCCCCAACTCGGGTACCACGGCCCAGACCATCGAGAGGTTGTTCGGCGGCAGCCCCGATGCGTGGGCTCGGTTCGATCCGGTCACGGTCATCACCCGACACGGCCCCTACCAGGGGGTGTCGGGGTCGTTCAGCGTGGTCGCGGGCCAGGACGGCGTCGCGAACACATTATGCGGGTTGGGGCGAACCCTCGGCATCGTGTGTGCGGTCACGACCGTGCCGGGCCGCCATGATTGGCCGTTTGCGGGCAGGGCCTTTGCCGAGGTTCTGCCGTGGCTGGCCGGTCAGCTGCACACCCCGGAAGCGCCGCGGGTCTCGCTGCCCGGTACCGCACCCGGCTCGCCCGTACCCGGCGGTGTCACCGCGGCGACGCGGGCCGGCTGA
- a CDS encoding HAMP domain-containing histidine kinase, whose amino-acid sequence MRVWPSVDETVLAHALAAGRRHPPVDLDDLVWDGADEAREHVSAPRNDSTDILPARVLGDPAAPRRIVRNPQDNAGRPALHRVTVQLSVDPLQPASCGLATPPSATLTVTDGGCGNPAAEREGVFERFVRLVEARARDTGPSARFQVQIRALSTRGTDCTRAEST is encoded by the coding sequence ATGCGGGTGTGGCCCTCGGTGGACGAAACGGTGCTGGCTCATGCGCTAGCCGCCGGACGGCGGCACCCACCCGTCGACCTTGACGATTTGGTCTGGGACGGCGCCGACGAAGCCCGCGAGCACGTCTCGGCGCCCCGCAATGACAGCACCGATATTCTCCCGGCGCGGGTGCTCGGCGATCCGGCCGCACCTCGCCGGATTGTGCGCAACCCGCAAGACAACGCCGGCCGGCCCGCCCTCCACAGGGTCACCGTCCAGCTGAGCGTCGACCCTCTCCAGCCAGCCAGTTGCGGCCTTGCGACACCGCCGTCGGCCACGCTGACCGTCACCGACGGAGGATGCGGCAATCCCGCCGCCGAACGGGAAGGTGTCTTCGAGCGGTTTGTGCGCCTCGTCGAGGCGCGGGCCCGCGACACCGGGCCTAGTGCGCGATTCCAAGTTCAAATCCGCGCCCTGTCCACCCGCGGCACCGACTGCACCCGTGCAGAGAGCACCTGA
- a CDS encoding DUF456 domain-containing protein, translated as MTESPLPPSSPQDSPQDDTRTATASHPSPHPGWRTGLRAGSRATLLGAVAAMFAGALLFGAGLYVGAEFAESDGGYLEPGATSEYRDTEGGSGDENKDTGDGERHGENRGDHEEAAPGNGGDDEGRRGSTEAPPAVPSPTP; from the coding sequence ATGACCGAATCACCACTTCCCCCCAGCAGCCCGCAGGATTCGCCGCAGGACGACACCCGCACCGCCACCGCGAGTCATCCCTCGCCGCACCCAGGCTGGCGTACCGGACTTCGCGCTGGGAGCCGCGCGACCCTCCTCGGTGCTGTGGCCGCCATGTTCGCAGGTGCGCTACTGTTCGGCGCGGGTCTATACGTCGGAGCGGAGTTCGCCGAATCCGACGGTGGGTATCTCGAGCCGGGCGCGACCTCGGAGTACCGCGACACCGAAGGCGGCAGCGGCGACGAAAACAAGGACACTGGCGATGGTGAGCGTCACGGCGAGAATCGTGGTGACCACGAGGAGGCGGCTCCCGGCAACGGCGGAGACGACGAGGGTCGGCGAGGTAGCACAGAAGCGCCGCCCGCGGTTCCCTCCCCGACTCCCTAG
- a CDS encoding YkvA family protein, translating to MWSAWWPTVLGVMAGVGLLWVGLVVVLWLGKPDDMGLRDAARLLPDLVRMLKRLAADPSVPRGVRIRLLLLLAYLALPFDLIPDFIPVLGYLDDAIIVVFAVRSVVRRAGPEALQKHWPGTPDGLVAVRRLCQLRPSG from the coding sequence ATGTGGTCTGCGTGGTGGCCGACGGTGCTGGGCGTGATGGCGGGCGTTGGGCTGCTGTGGGTGGGCCTTGTGGTGGTGCTCTGGCTGGGGAAACCGGACGACATGGGCCTGCGAGACGCGGCGCGTCTGCTTCCGGATCTGGTGAGGATGCTCAAACGCCTAGCCGCCGACCCCTCGGTGCCGCGCGGCGTTCGCATCCGGCTCCTGCTTTTGCTCGCGTATCTGGCTTTGCCCTTCGACCTGATACCCGACTTCATCCCGGTGCTCGGCTACCTCGACGACGCGATCATCGTCGTGTTCGCGGTGCGCTCGGTCGTGCGACGTGCCGGCCCGGAGGCGCTGCAGAAGCATTGGCCCGGAACGCCAGACGGCCTCGTCGCGGTGCGCCGGCTATGCCAACTCAGGCCAAGCGGGTAG
- a CDS encoding membrane protein, with translation MRKLPHVTVLFWALKIAATTLGETGGDLLAQTLHVGYLVSTVIFLAAFLIAVIFQLKAGRFHPAIFWTVIALSSTAGTTLSDLMNRTGGIGYTGGAAILTTGLVIVFLVWWRSGQTLDVENVASLRGELLFWVAILFSNSLGTSSGDFLADSLGVGFRDSAIFLTLVMLALLAAHYFTRINGMVLFWIAFVLTRPLGATLGDFLSKPRDHGGLAWGTTWTSAALLATLIALIGYQIIHLRRHPLNPLPAPLHRRTGAPQQPNGDLVTV, from the coding sequence ATGCGCAAGCTTCCCCACGTCACCGTGCTGTTCTGGGCGCTCAAGATCGCTGCCACCACGTTAGGTGAGACCGGCGGCGACTTGTTGGCCCAGACTCTGCACGTCGGCTACCTGGTCAGTACCGTGATTTTCCTGGCCGCGTTCCTGATCGCCGTGATCTTCCAGCTCAAGGCAGGGCGCTTTCACCCCGCCATCTTCTGGACCGTCATCGCACTGTCCAGCACCGCCGGCACCACCCTGTCGGACCTGATGAACCGCACCGGTGGCATCGGATACACCGGCGGCGCCGCCATCCTCACCACCGGCCTGGTCATCGTCTTTCTCGTCTGGTGGCGCAGCGGACAAACCCTCGACGTCGAGAACGTCGCGTCTCTGCGCGGTGAACTGCTCTTCTGGGTCGCGATCCTGTTCTCCAACAGCCTCGGCACCTCCAGCGGCGACTTCCTCGCCGACAGCCTCGGCGTCGGATTCCGCGACAGCGCAATCTTTCTCACCCTCGTCATGCTGGCGTTGCTCGCCGCGCACTACTTCACCCGCATCAACGGCATGGTCCTGTTCTGGATCGCCTTCGTGCTCACCCGCCCGCTCGGCGCCACCCTTGGAGACTTCCTCAGCAAGCCCCGCGACCACGGCGGCCTGGCCTGGGGCACCACCTGGACCTCCGCCGCACTTCTCGCCACCCTCATCGCGCTGATCGGCTACCAGATCATCCACCTCCGTCGCCACCCACTGAACCCTCTGCCTGCGCCCCTGCACCGACGCACCGGCGCACCCCAGCAGCCCAACGGCGACCTGGTCACGGTGTGA
- a CDS encoding response regulator transcription factor has product MRILLVEDEPRLAELIRRGLVAEGFVVEMVHDGLAGFEAGIGGGFDVLVLDIMLPGMNGYDIVRGLRKAQVWTPVLMLSAKDGEYDLADAFDLGADDYLVKPFSFVVLIARLRALVRRGAPERPPVLRVDDLELDPARHRVTRGEVEVELTPREYGVLEFLMRHAGTVVSKQEILESVWDLNYEGDDNIVEVYVGYLRKKLDVPFGSHTIHTVRGVGYRLASAGT; this is encoded by the coding sequence ATGCGCATCTTGCTCGTCGAGGACGAGCCGCGGCTGGCCGAGCTGATCCGCCGCGGCCTGGTCGCGGAGGGCTTCGTGGTCGAGATGGTCCATGACGGGCTGGCCGGGTTCGAGGCCGGGATCGGCGGCGGGTTCGATGTGCTCGTCTTGGACATCATGTTGCCCGGTATGAACGGCTACGACATCGTGCGGGGCCTGCGCAAGGCGCAGGTGTGGACTCCGGTGCTGATGCTCTCGGCTAAGGACGGGGAGTACGACCTGGCCGACGCGTTCGATCTGGGCGCCGACGACTATCTGGTCAAGCCGTTCTCCTTCGTGGTGCTGATCGCGCGGTTGCGGGCCTTGGTGCGTCGCGGCGCCCCCGAACGGCCGCCGGTGCTGCGGGTGGACGATCTGGAGCTGGACCCGGCGCGGCATCGGGTCACCCGCGGGGAGGTCGAGGTGGAGTTGACGCCGCGCGAGTACGGGGTGCTGGAATTCTTGATGCGCCATGCTGGCACGGTGGTGTCCAAACAGGAGATCCTGGAGTCGGTGTGGGATCTGAACTACGAGGGGGACGACAACATCGTCGAGGTCTATGTCGGTTATCTGCGCAAGAAGCTCGACGTGCCCTTCGGCAGTCATACCATTCACACGGTGCGCGGGGTGGGTTACCGGCTGGCCTCGGCGGGCACGTAG
- a CDS encoding sensor histidine kinase, with protein sequence MSFTSRLARWTVRTRSTAAAALVVTLGVALASAAMLLVLYHTLSQSTQAAAQARAGQLVEQLRADAAGDLDPGLLGTDAQVGVIQLLDGRGRLILASAGAPAAPLVSIAVPPAEAVSLGRVQLGDERGDYWVNARGVDTPAGPVTVLVGADREPVESVVATVALLLGVSGPLLVVLVAWATYLLVGRALQPVERIRARVASISTAQLDERVPVPPSGDEIAHLAQTMNDMLTRLEAGHTAQRRFISDASHELRSPLAAISAALDLAHHRPDMLDAELIDESLIPETRRMRHLVEDLLLLARADEQQLTRRTDNVDLDDILAAEKTRLQGSSSLRVRASIGAARVTGDTGQLERMVRNLVDNAARHARSLIELHCQTQGVVAVIRIADDGPGIPPDQRERVFDRFVRLDASRARDAGGSGLGLAIVAEIVTAHHGAITIGDRAGGGASITVTLPADTDSYVPAEASR encoded by the coding sequence ATGTCATTCACTAGCCGGCTGGCGCGGTGGACGGTGCGGACGCGGTCGACTGCAGCGGCCGCCCTGGTCGTGACCCTCGGTGTCGCGCTGGCGTCGGCGGCGATGCTGCTGGTGCTCTATCACACGTTGAGCCAGTCCACCCAGGCCGCGGCGCAGGCCCGGGCCGGGCAGCTCGTCGAACAGCTGCGCGCCGACGCCGCCGGCGATCTGGACCCCGGCCTGCTCGGCACCGACGCCCAGGTCGGGGTCATCCAACTACTCGACGGCCGGGGCCGATTGATTCTGGCCTCCGCCGGCGCGCCGGCCGCCCCGCTGGTATCGATCGCGGTGCCGCCCGCCGAAGCGGTGTCATTGGGCCGGGTGCAACTCGGCGACGAGCGCGGCGACTACTGGGTGAACGCCCGCGGCGTCGACACCCCCGCCGGGCCGGTGACCGTCCTGGTCGGCGCAGACCGCGAACCCGTCGAAAGCGTCGTGGCGACCGTGGCCCTGTTGCTGGGCGTCAGCGGGCCTCTGCTCGTCGTGCTGGTGGCGTGGGCCACCTACCTGCTGGTTGGCCGCGCCCTGCAGCCGGTGGAGCGGATCCGCGCACGGGTGGCCTCGATCTCCACCGCGCAGCTCGACGAACGCGTCCCGGTCCCGCCCAGCGGCGACGAGATCGCCCACCTCGCACAGACCATGAACGACATGCTGACCAGACTCGAAGCCGGGCACACCGCCCAGCGGCGTTTCATCAGCGACGCCTCCCACGAACTGCGCAGCCCCCTGGCCGCCATCAGCGCCGCGCTGGACCTCGCGCACCACCGCCCCGACATGCTCGACGCCGAGTTGATCGACGAATCCCTAATTCCCGAAACCCGCCGCATGCGCCACCTGGTCGAAGACCTGCTGCTGCTGGCCCGCGCCGACGAGCAGCAGCTGACCCGACGGACCGACAACGTCGACCTCGACGACATCCTGGCCGCCGAAAAGACCCGTCTTCAGGGCAGTTCGAGTCTGAGGGTGCGCGCGTCCATCGGCGCCGCCCGCGTCACCGGCGACACCGGGCAACTCGAGCGGATGGTGCGCAACCTGGTCGACAACGCCGCCCGGCACGCCCGCAGCCTCATCGAACTGCACTGTCAAACACAGGGTGTGGTGGCCGTGATTCGCATCGCCGACGACGGACCCGGCATCCCACCCGATCAGCGGGAACGAGTGTTCGACCGGTTCGTACGCCTGGATGCCTCCCGCGCCCGCGACGCCGGCGGCAGTGGGCTGGGCCTGGCGATCGTCGCGGAGATCGTGACCGCCCACCACGGCGCGATCACCATCGGCGACCGCGCCGGCGGCGGCGCGTCGATCACCGTGACCCTGCCCGCCGACACCGACAGCTACGTGCCCGCCGAGGCCAGCCGGTAA
- a CDS encoding COG4280 domain-containing protein, translating to MGISALFVAVFLACAVEAVEALTIVIAAGVARGWRSAIAGLLAGLLTLAVIVAALGPAMSAIPVDALRLVVGTLLLIFGLQWLRKAILRASGHKARHDETLAFAATLADAQHVGPQRRGIVADWYAFTLSFKGVVLEGLEVVFIALSVGSIQHNVGLAALAALTAVLVVAAAGLAVRAPLARVPENSMKFVVGVLLTAFGMYWSAEGAGAHWPGTDLALLVLIPAVGLYALMLVALFRRRHRRRAAAATRLAVGASGTRHR from the coding sequence ATGGGTATCTCAGCATTATTCGTCGCGGTCTTCCTGGCCTGCGCCGTCGAAGCGGTCGAGGCGTTGACCATCGTGATCGCCGCCGGCGTCGCCCGCGGATGGCGCTCGGCGATCGCCGGCCTGTTGGCCGGCCTGCTCACCCTCGCCGTGATCGTCGCGGCGCTCGGACCCGCGATGTCCGCGATCCCCGTCGACGCCCTGCGACTCGTCGTCGGCACGCTGCTGCTCATCTTCGGACTGCAGTGGCTGCGCAAGGCGATCCTGCGGGCCAGCGGACACAAGGCACGCCACGACGAAACCCTGGCCTTCGCGGCGACGCTGGCCGACGCACAACACGTGGGCCCGCAGCGTCGCGGCATCGTCGCGGACTGGTATGCCTTCACCCTGAGCTTCAAGGGCGTCGTCCTGGAAGGGTTGGAAGTGGTGTTCATCGCGCTCAGCGTAGGTAGCATTCAACACAACGTCGGCTTGGCCGCACTCGCCGCGCTGACCGCGGTGCTGGTGGTGGCTGCTGCCGGCCTGGCGGTGCGAGCCCCGCTGGCCCGGGTTCCGGAGAACAGCATGAAATTCGTCGTCGGGGTCCTGCTCACCGCGTTCGGAATGTACTGGAGCGCAGAAGGAGCCGGCGCACACTGGCCGGGTACGGATCTGGCCCTGCTGGTCCTGATCCCCGCGGTCGGCCTCTACGCGCTGATGCTGGTCGCGCTTTTTCGGCGCCGCCACCGTCGCCGCGCCGCCGCCGCCACCCGCCTCGCCGTCGGGGCTTCCGGGACGCGGCACCGGTGA
- a CDS encoding phosphatase PAP2 family protein: protein MTSERRGITSGRALSGCSAVLTDAAVMVDRFCASRAGRAAALLSTLFVGAALIAHHAGAGTAVDHAVWGWMVHHRTPALTWWATAVTEVGSPVGVGVLALVASVVLWRRFGSPWPAVVVMATVAAAGAMSTAVKVIVGAHRPPQGLQLILETDPSFPSGHVTGTVALLGALSVVGGYHAGAGARRRWIAVTVAGTAAVAVTRLYLGVHWVSDVLGGVLLGALAAVLAGVLYRRLERSVGADIVPAASSTSGPIPTVGASPE, encoded by the coding sequence GTGACCAGTGAGCGCCGCGGAATCACGTCCGGCCGTGCTCTCAGCGGTTGTTCAGCGGTCCTCACCGATGCTGCCGTGATGGTTGACCGCTTCTGCGCATCGCGGGCCGGGCGCGCCGCAGCCCTGTTGTCGACGCTGTTCGTGGGGGCCGCGCTGATCGCCCATCACGCCGGCGCCGGCACCGCCGTCGACCACGCCGTGTGGGGCTGGATGGTGCACCATCGCACGCCCGCGTTGACGTGGTGGGCGACCGCGGTGACCGAGGTCGGCAGCCCGGTCGGGGTGGGCGTGCTGGCGTTGGTCGCATCAGTGGTGCTGTGGCGGCGATTCGGGTCGCCGTGGCCGGCGGTTGTGGTCATGGCCACGGTGGCCGCGGCCGGGGCGATGAGCACCGCGGTCAAGGTGATCGTGGGTGCTCATCGACCCCCGCAGGGCCTGCAGCTCATCCTCGAAACCGATCCGTCGTTTCCGTCGGGTCACGTCACGGGCACCGTGGCGCTCCTCGGCGCGCTCAGCGTGGTGGGCGGCTACCACGCGGGGGCTGGCGCGCGGCGACGGTGGATCGCGGTCACCGTGGCGGGCACCGCGGCGGTCGCGGTCACCCGCCTCTACCTCGGGGTGCACTGGGTCAGCGACGTCCTGGGCGGGGTGCTGCTCGGCGCCCTCGCCGCGGTGCTGGCCGGCGTCCTCTACCGGCGCCTCGAGCGGTCGGTTGGCGCCGACATTGTCCCCGCGGCATCCTCGACGTCGGGTCCGATCCCGACCGTCGGCGCCTCGCCGGAATGA